The sequence below is a genomic window from Lolium perenne isolate Kyuss_39 chromosome 4, Kyuss_2.0, whole genome shotgun sequence.
ttttggatgcatgagaagtattccctctcgatacaaggtttaggctagcaaggttatttgaaacaaacacaagtatgaagcggtgcagcaaaactcacataaaagacatattgtaaacattataagactctacaccgtcttccttgttgttcgacccttactagaaattatctagaccttagagagagaccaattatgcaaaccaaattttagcaagctctatgtatttcttcattaataggtgcaaagtatatgatgcaagagcttaaacatgagcacaacaattgtcaagtatcacattatccaagacattctaccaattactacatgtagcatttcccgtttccaaccatataacaatttatcgaagaagattcaaccttcgccatgaacactatgagtaaagcctaaggacatatttgtccatatgcaacagtggagcgtgtctctctcccacacaatgaatgctaggatccattttattcaaacaaaacaaaaacaaaaacaaaccgacgctccaagcaaagtacataagatgtgatggaataaaaatatagtttcactagaggaacctgataatgttgtcgatgaagaaggggatgccttgggcatccccaagcttagacgcttgagtcttcttaaaatatgcaggggtgaaccaccggggcatccctaagcttagagctttcactctccttgatcatattgtatcatctccctctcttgatccttgaaaacttcctccacaccaaactcaaaacaactcattagagggttagtgcacaatcaaaattcacatgttcagaggtgacataatcattcttaacacttctgtacattgcacaaagctactgaaagataatggaatcgaaaaatccatcaagcttagcaaaacaggcaatgcgaaataaaaggcagaatctgtcaaaacagaacagttcgcaaaaacgaattttattgaggcaccagacttgctcaaatgaaaatgctcaaattgaattaaaattgcgtacatatctgaggatcactcacgtaaattggcataattttctgagttacctacagagaaaacagcccagattcgtgacagcaaagaaatctctttctgcgcagtaatccaaatctagtatgaaccttactatcaaagactttacttggcacaacaatgcaacaaaactaagataaggagaggttgctacattagtaacaacttccaagactcaaatataaaacaaaagtgcattagtaaaatcatgggttgtctcccataagcgcttttctttaacgcctttccgctagacgcagaaagtgtgtatcaagtattatcaagagacgaagcatcaacatcataattttcacaatttgtcccattaggtatcttagatgctcccttatctatagtggtgttAAGAGCTTTataaattttaggcctataatagtttttttggtttaggcgccttagagacatacatgaacttctgctccttacccacataagctttctccttaaatttaatagaagaaaaagttgaacctaaggttcccatagcttcttcaagttcactaatcctttggtttgattatcatgaatagcacaagcttctaagatggcaattctctcattaattccacctagagatctatcaagtttatcagtgctatcaagtaatgctcccaaattagcctcaatacttggaagatttttctctatggtttccaactttttcatgacatcttcaagagaggtttcaattttaacttcattaacaggtggtattccaaatagactctcaataatgcaactagcttctaaagcaggagtacctaggaagttacctcccgcgagacaatcaagaacatacctattccagctagagataccaacataaagattcctgagtaggatagtggtggagtgtttcttagtgcacctattatgggcatcactaattttataccaagcatcttttaaacattctcccccttgttgcttaaacgaacggacttcaacttcaggattactcattttagcaatagtaaataaagcaaactagataaagtaaatgcaagtaactaattttttgtgtttttaatatagagaatgcaaacaagacagtaaataaagtaaagctagcaactaatttttttgtattttgatttagtgcagcaaacaaagtagtaaataaaaccccaagcaagacaaaaacaaagtaaagagattggaggtggagactccccttgcagcgtgtcttgatctccccggcaacggcgccagaaaaagacctgttgacgtgggagttaaaaatctttgtggtgtaatttTTCTTCGTTcctcggcaacagcgccagaaaaagagcttgatacgcgtacagcacacgtccgttgggaaccccaagaggaaggtgtgatgcgtacaacggcaagttttccctcagtaagaaaccatggtttatcgaaccagtaggagccaagaagcacgttgaaggttgatggcggcggagtgtagtgcggcgcaacaccagggattccggcgccaacgtggaacctgcacaacacaaccaaattactttgccccaacgtgacagtgaggttgtcaatctcaccggcttgctgtaacaaaaaaatagatgtatagtgtggatgatgattgtttgcagaaaacagtagaacaagtattgcagtagattgtattcgattaaaagaatggaccggggtccacagttcactagaggtgtctctcccataagataaatagcatgttgggtgaacaaattacagttgggcaattgacaaataaagagggcatggccatgcacatacatgatatgatgagtatagtgagatttaattgggtattacgacaaagtacatagaccgctatccagcatgcatctatgcctaaaaagtccaccttcaggttatcatccgaaccccttccagtattaacttgcaaacaacagacaattgcattaagtatggtgcataatgtaatcaacaactacatccttagacatagcatcgatgttttatccctagtggcaacagcacatccacaaccttagaactttctgtcactgtcctagatttaatggaggcatgaacccactatcgagcataaatactccctcttggagttaaaagcaaaaacttggccagagcctctactaataacggagagcatgcaagatcataaacaacacatagataatagattgataatcaacatagcatagtattctctattcatcggatcccaacaaacacaacatatagcattacagatagatgatcttgatcatgttaggcagctcacaagatccgacaatgaagcacaattaggagaagacgaccatctagctactgctatggacccatagtccaggggtagactactcactcatcactccggaggcgaccatggcggtgaagagtcctccgggagatgattcccctctccggcagggtgccggaggcgatctcctgaatcccccgagatgggattggcggcggcgacgtctctggaaggttttccgtatcctggctctcggtactagaactattatcgacgaaggcttcttatagtcggagaggtaggtttaggggcgacgcgaggggcccacacactagggccgcgcggccagggggtgggccgcgccgccctggcgtgtcgccgcctcgtcgccccacttcgtttctcccccggtgttctggaagcttcgtggaaaaataagatcctgggcgttgatttcgtccaattccgagaatatttccttactaggatttctgaaaccaaaaatagcagaaaacagcaactggttcttcggcatctcgttagtaggttagtgccgaaaaatgcataaatatgacataaagtatgcataaaacatgtaggtatcatcaataaagtggcatggaacataagaaattatcgatacgtcggagacgtatcacaccataAACAAGAAAGGGGAGATTTTACCTTGGGGGATCGCGGTCGAACACCTCGCGCGCGGTGCTATCGTCTGCTGCCGAAGAGCTTACCGGTGCCATAGTCAAAGTCGCCAAAGACGCCTTCTTGGGCTGCTTCTTCGCTTCCGTCTTCTTCGGCGACACCTTCTACACGTCGGGCTTGACCTTGGCTGTTGGGGTCGTGGTGGCACTAGAGCGGCACCGACAGAAACCGATGTGGTTTCCTTGCCGCTTACGCTACGGTGTGCCGCTATCGACAGTGGTCATGGGGACGACCGTGAGCTGGAGGGCGGGGACGGCGGCGGCTGTCGTGGATCGAGATGCGGGAGCGGTCGATTCGACCGGCGCGAGCTTGACAGCAACCTCCGGTGGGTTGGGAGCAGCCATCGCGGCGCTACGGAGGCGCGTCAAGGGGGTAGCGGGCGGGGACGGCGGCTGCGCGTGTAGGCAGGAACGAAGGGAGGGGGGATTTCGTTCGCGGCAATGCCTCGCAGGGATGAGGATCGCCCCTCAGTTCCGCCCTCGAAACCGTTCTTCTACGGGTTGGGAGGCCGCGTTTACCAACCCCCTTAATATTTTTACGATTTTCACGAATATACAGTCTGGTGTGGCACTTTTTTCAGCCCAAAATCGTAAAGGGACCAAATCGAGGCAATATAGGGTGTCTGCGCTCTTAGCCTTCGCATGGGAGTGATCAGTCTGAATCCAAATAGTGCCTAGCGGCACGGCAGTACACAAGTGGACAGCCTAAACCCAAGCCGACTCCTGAAAACCCCGTTCCTCCGGTCtcccaccaccatcaccacccccTTCGTTTCCATCCAAAACCGCAAACCAGAGCGCCTCTGCTTCACCGGGACTCGGAGAGAGTGATGGCTCCGAAGAAAGCGAGAGTACGCAGGCTACCAAGAGTAAGGGCTCCTTCCTCACCCgcctctcccccccccccccccctcctcatTCGCTCCAGATCTGGCCCTGTTGCTGAACCTAAAATACCCGCTTTCTTGGTTCTTGGAGGGGgagaactttttttttttttgcctttctCCTTCAAGTTCTTTGATTTACCTAGTTCTTGCACTTCGCATTCTCGCGGTTTGCCCGATTAATCCATTATGGAGATTTTTTGGTAAAAAGTGGTTTTTTTCTTACCTCGAACACTCCGGGCTGTTCTGTGCTGTGCCGCCAAGGAGGCGACTTGGTGAGGATGGTCGACGGGAATAGAGCGATTCTTGTTACGGCAAGAACATCTGCTTTGGAATCTTTCTTTTCGTTTAAGAATTTTGTTTTCTTTGGGCGTGAGGCCTGGAAAGAGTTCAACCTCCGACGAGAAGTAACATTGCCGCGGATATCTCGGTATCTCCCCGCCAGCTCGCCGTAGCATCTTTTGTTTCCTCCTTTCTCCTTCAAGTTCTTCTGATTTACCTACTAGTTTCACTTCGCAATCTCGCGATTTGCCCAGTTACTCCTTATACATGGACCATGGTGTATTCCTTTTGTTCCTGGATAAAAAAAGTTGGGTTTTTTCGTACCTCGAACACTCCGGGCTGTGCTGTGCCGCAAGGAGGCGACTTGGTGAGAATGGTTGACGGGCAAGAGAGCGATTCTTGCGGTATTTGCGGCAAGAACATCTGATTTTCGGATGTTTTTCTTTTGTTTTAAGATTTTTTTTGTTTGGGCGTAAGGCCTGAGACGATAAGTAATCTTTGCCGGGGCATCGATCAACCATTACCTCCCCGCCAACTTCGACCTGTCGAAGCTTTTACCCCACGCAGAAGTGTTCAATTTTTCCTGcttgctttcttcttcttcaaaTCAGTGGACTAAAAATCTTTGTCTCTTAATAATGCAGAATACCGTGACTCTAGTGCTTGACGGGACCGAAGAGGAGGTGCTGAAAAATTTCAGAGCTTGCCAAAGATACTTCCGTTATTGGAATTTCTGCAGGGGTGGCTTTAGAGTGAGAGTTGGCAATAGGCTCATATACACGACTCCTCTTCATGGTACATTTTACTATGTCGTGCGCTATCGGGGCAGAAACCTGGTATTCGTGATAGTGGCTAGACAGTATTGGCTCATTGGATTCTTTAGTGAGAATGGTTTCTATCAGATGATTTTTGAAGGTCAAAGTGTTGATTCTGTCTACATGAACAGCATAAAGGGGACAGTGATTATACCTTTCAGTGCCAATCACAGCGACATTTCTCCGAAGGGAGTGGAGAGAACTAGATTGGACATACATGCAGTGCGGTCTGGATTTGACTCTATCCATTCTTATCGAGGACCTAGCCATGCTCTGCCCGAGGGGTTTCCAGCTGCAGTTGGGCGAATTGCAGTTCTCATCATGGAAACTAAGTTTAGAGAGATCAACGAGAAATGTGAGCAAGCCCTAGTTGGGTATGCACAGACAAGACTTGGGGATGACATGAAAAATCTAGTGGTCAATTGGTCCGCCTTGTGCAAAATTGTGATGGATGGTATCATAAAGAAGCATCATGCAGCAGAGGACATAGCTCAAATAAGGCGCCTTTTAGCACAGATTCTCATTTATCAGGTCGATGCAGTGACCACTGGTTTGTTTGCCCATGAACCGCTCCCTCCCGAGCCTAGGACAGAAGTGTGGGAGCCCATTGATGAGCAGTACATCGACGGGGGCGAGGCAGACAGCGTCGTGCCCAACTTTGATACCCCGCCACCACTACCAGCCCCAAGGAATATTGCTAAACGTGGTATAAAAAGAGGGATCAGCCAAATGAAATACCCTGAAGAGAAAAATACTAGAAAAGGATTGAGGGGAGGAGGAGCTGGAGGTTTGCCGCACGTACCGCATTGGTTTGCCTCTTGGAATCAGGAAAAGGAAGACAAAAAGGAGTGTGACATGTTGGTAGCGGGAGCTAGAGAACTTGGgctgataatttctgaggtgggcCCATTGCTTGTGACAAAATACACAGAAAAGAAATCAGAGCAAGGAGCTGAAGTGCCGCTGACCATGGATATCATTTCCAACTCTGATGTTCTTGACCTTCGGAATGGTGATTTCTTATCCGATGAGGTGATCAGCCATTACTTCAACCAGTTATCTTCTAGATTAGACAGCGATGAGATTCTTCTCATTGACGCAGCGTTGGCAATCGCATACGCCCAAGACTCTA
It includes:
- the LOC127325692 gene encoding uncharacterized protein encodes the protein MAPKKARVRRLPRNTVTLVLDGTEEEVLKNFRACQRYFRYWNFCRGGFRVRVGNRLIYTTPLHGTFYYVVRYRGRNLVFVIVARQYWLIGFFSENGFYQMIFEGQSVDSVYMNSIKGTVIIPFSANHSDISPKGVERTRLDIHAVRSGFDSIHSYRGPSHALPEGFPAAVGRIAVLIMETKFREINEKCEQALVGYAQTRLGDDMKNLVVNWSALCKIVMDGIIKKHHAAEDIAQIRRLLAQILIYQVDAVTTGLFAHEPLPPEPRTEVWEPIDEQYIDGGEADSVVPNFDTPPPLPAPRNIAKRGIKRGISQMKYPEEKNTRKGLRGGGAGGLPHVPHWFASWNQEKEDKKECDMLVAGARELGLIISEVGPLLVTKYTEKKSEQGAEVPLTMDIISNSDVLDLRNGDFLSDEVISHYFNQLSSRLDSDEILLIDAALAIAYAQDSSSIDPEHLKDRRIVVLPVNDTAEFGYADRGSHWSVLVIDATSEGPPRFIHHDSSDGHNVPAALKIAEKLRTIFPAAQDVEDVQTPRQQNGSDCAVYVMAIARSVTRWWRRREFEDDWMNMMWNEVNAKNVHTMRQQLAELLEKEQIEKQTNKPNSDLVDLQTGSFISDTVISNYFTELSSRLDSDEVLLVDAPSAIAYAQDSTSINPEHLRDRRIVVLPVNDTAEFGYADLGSHWSVLVIDATSEGPPRFIHHDSSDGHNLPAALNLAKNMRTIFPGAQEVEDVQTPRQENGSDCAVYVMAIARSTWWRRRPTEEDWMNIVWNEVNAENVRAMRQQLAEQLEKDQQDKETKNAECKKDRAED